ATTTAtctattagttctaacagtttccTGGtcgaatctttagggttttctatatatattatatcatctCCAAAgagtgatagttttattttttctcttctaatttgCATGCcctttatctgtttttcttttctggttgcTGGGGCTAAACTTCCAGTATTATGTTGAACAAAAGTGGTAAGTGCTGGGCATACTTGTATTGTTTCTGATCTTAAGAGAAAAGACTTCATTTCTCATCATTGAGCATGATGTTAGCTCTGGGTTTGACATATATGGCCATTATTATactgaggtatgttccctctataatcagtttactgagagtttttatcataaatagatgttaaattttgtcaaatgctttgttTGTAACTGTTGaggtgatcatataatttttatttttcattttgtttatgtggTATACCActttgatttgtgtatattgaattATCCATGGAATAATTCCACTTGGAATTATCCActggaataaattccacttgaccatctttttaatgtattactGAATTTAGtttcttaatattttgttgaggatttttatatctatattcatcagggaaattgcctatatatttttttcctgtggtatCTTTATCTGGTTTATGGATCAGGGTAATGCAAACCTTGTAAAATGCATGTGGAAACATTCCTTCATCTTCAATAGTTTGGACTAGTTTGAGAAGGCTAggtattaactcttctttaaatgtttgataaaattcactTGTGAGGCCATCTGGTCataggcttttgtttgttgggagttgtttttttttttttttttgattgattcaatttctttactaGTAatttgtctgttcatattttctatttctttctgaatcagtcttggaagattggatgtttctaggaatttatccatctCTCCAATTAGTTTTAAGCTGATTGTCACTTAAGTTTGAATGCATTCTAAAAGCACTATATTTTCACCACTCCGCACCTATGCTtattttttgttcatattttacatttttattctgtGTATCCCTTAATCTCTTACTGTACTATAGTTGATTTTACTACTTTGGTCTTTTAAGCTTCATACTAGCTTTTTAAGTGGCTGATACAATGGCTTtgctatatatttgcctttaccagtgagatattttcttttgtatctCATCTTAAGTTATAATCTTTGCTTAAAGAAGATCCTTAAATATTTCCTATAAGGTCAATCTAGTGGTGATAAACTCTTTACTTtttgcttgtctgggaaattttacctttccttcaattctgaataataaccttgctgggtagagtttTCTTGGGTTGTAAGGTTTTTCCTTTCAGcagtttaaatatatcatgccactcccctGGAAAGTTTCTGCTAAAAAACCAGCTGATAGTCTTATAGGAGCTCCCTTGATGTGACTTCCTGTTTTTTCTAGCTGCCTTAAAATTCTCTCTTTaactttgccattttaattatgatatgtcttgGTTTGGATCACTTTGGGTTCATCTTATTGCTTCCTGGACCAGGATGCCTGTTTCCCTCCCCagattagggaagttttcagtcattatttctttaagtatattttctgcctttttctctaACTCTTCTCTTTCAGGGATCCCTAAAACGTGAATGTTAGTAcgcttgattttttttcagaagttCCTTCAACAATCCTCGTTTTTTAAAATGGGCACACCTATCTTCAGGGTAGGGTGATGTCTTGAGGCTTCCATTGAATGCTCTTGTTTGCTTATTGAGCTGGTGTATTTCCCTCTTTGCTGAGTGGCCAGAACCTGCTGGTTTTAAGTACTTTGACATTTTAGCAATTGGcctgcttttgtttgtttctgtcacCGGTCTCAAAAATGGTTCAGTCtgagagtttccttttctgtagaaCTATTCCTGAGCACCAGCTTCTACACCGCCATCACCTGCTGTCACCTATAGTAGAAACAGCCTTCCTCTGCCTTGTGGCTAGCCTATGAGCGACTTGAGGAGAGGGTCTatctctgattcttctttttctccctaattCTTGGTACACAGTAGgcatgccctggtggctcagttggtaaagaatctgcctgcaatgcaggagacccgggttcggtccatggattgggaagatcccctggagaaggaaatggcaacccactcccgtattcctgcctgggaaattccacgggcagagaagcctggcaggctacagttcatagggtcacaagagtcagacacgactgagcgactaaaccaccaccacgtaATGAATTCTATAATGAATGTAATGAATTCTGGGTAAGGAgggacagagaagaaaaggagtgaGAAAGGGAGGGATGTGTGACACCCTGTCCAAGACCCACTGCATGTCTTTCCTTCTACTTGGCCTCTCAGCACATTTGACTGTTTCTTGTTTAGATGACCAGGAATGTGTTGAAGATCAGGCTAGCCCAGGAAGGAACCCTAGCTGTTCCTTGGTTTTCTGGTTGCTTATCTTTCagtgcccttctcctcccctcccagaaATCTTCCCATGACCTGAAATTCATTAAgtgtattttctttctccagatgAAGAAACATCATCTGCTCCCATTCAGGTAATGCAAACATCTCTGAGACGTTTTCTGAGATGACAGTAGAAATGCAGACTTCAGGTAGCAGGAGAAGACCTCCAAGACCCCTTGTGACCTTAATACTGAATCCTTTGGATGTCAGTGCATGTGGGTCCAGGAACATATGCAGAGTCTGGTAGCAGAAGCTATGGCCACTTCTGTTGCACAGTTTATTGAAAGGAACTTTTTTTTATTGAGCATTTAGTTTATGCCAGGTAGTTTATGCCAGTTTATGTGGGCTGAATGCTTCACATGCATCATCTCATGTAACTGTCACAACACTATAAGATTGGTACTATTATTTTCCTATCCATTTTATAGAAGGATTAAGTGATAGTCCCTCAAAGCCAGACAGCTGACAAGATGGCAGAAGCATGGATCAAAAGTCTTGCTTCCAAATCCATGCTCCTTCTCCTGTCCCTTGCTGTTTTGCTGATTATCTCCTGAGATTTCACTGAAGGAGACCTTCAACTAAGTGAATTCTCCTTTAATAATGCAAATATCTCTAGAGTGGGTGATTAAACATCATAACCCAAGCATTTTAAGCTGCCTTTAGATTGTTCTCTTATACAAGGATGGCTGTCCTCATGGCCTTGAGACTTTGGGAATTATATAGGGAGGTCAGTCTGGGGTACGGGGAAGAGAGGACATGGCTGAGCAGGCGGAATTCTCTGAGTAGCATGGGAAGTCTGGCAGCTTGGGCTGGTGGTTGGGGTGGGGCAGccatttaggaaaaataaacaagaggTGAAGGGAAAGTGGTCATGGAGCACAGACTTCGCCCGAGGCTGAGCCTTGCTGAGGTGGAGTAGAAGAATGACTAGAGGCCAAGTCTTAATTCTGGCTCTCCTTTACCCAGCGAGAGAATGGTGACCGGGGCTCCTCGGAGGATCTGTGCTACACCCTCATCAACCACAGCCTCCTTGGGAGAAGGCCGTCGGGCATCTCTGCTGAGGAATCTTATGAGAATGTTTCCCTCAAGGCTGAGGGGCCCGCAGCACCGCTGGGAGGCACCGAGACTGAGTACTCACTCCTTCGCGTGCCCTCCGCCCCTAAGCACCCATCCTCCCCAGAGGACGAGTATGAACTTCTCATGCCCGGCGGAGCCTTCGCTCACTCCCTGAGACAGCCACGCCCACTCGCGCCCCATCCTCAGGCGCCGTTTTCTCATCTCTGATGAAGCGACTGGACCAGCGCTTAATTTGCTGTtgctccgtcgctcagtcgtgttcgactccatggactgaagcacgccaggcttccctgttcttcaccaggtcccggagcttgctcaaactcttgtccattgagtcagtgatgccatccaaccatctcaccctctgtcgtcccttctcctcctgccttcaatctttcccagcatcagggtctattctaaTGAGTCGGATCTttgtaccaggtggccaaagtattggagcttcagcctcagctcagccttcagtccctccaatgaatattcaggattgatttcctgtaggattgactggtttgatctccttgcactccaggggactcccaagagtcttctccagcacaactcaaaggcatcaattcttcagcattcagccttctttatggcccaactctcacatccatacatgactactggaaaaaccatagctttgactatacagacctttgttggcaaagtgatgtctctgctttttaatatgctgtctaggtttgtcatagcttttcttccagggagcaagtgtgttttaatttcatggctgcagtcaccctctgcagtgattttggagcccaagaaaataaagtctgtcactgtttccagcaATTAATACCAGCAAATAAACCCATGAGTGGGGAAATTTGGTTGAAGCAGGTCTGGGGCACGGAGCACTTTCAgcctctctctgctccccacaTACACGACAGCTCTTGCTATGGAGGCCCGTGTGGAAACTGGTTTGCAGACCTCAAAGCCTCCTAAATCCTCCTCGATGTCCAGCATCCAAAGATCACCCAACTATCCCGAATACTCACTCTTTGAGAAGGAAGTGACCATCTTTGGTTCTCTGAATTTGGATGTGGGCCATTCTACTCAGTGGCGGGAGGGACTCCCTGGTCCCCTGCTCCTTCGTTCAGGTTCCTCTTACAAAATGTCTGTGTGATTGTGCTCTGAAGTCACAGGGAAGCTTCACCCATCATATTAAGAGCCCCTGGGTTACCCAAGGGGCAACCTCATTCCACCTATGTCTGCGTCCCCAACTCCTCGCTCATAACCTCCCAGGTAGGTGCCTGTGGCTGTCCTCTCACTCCAGGCCTCTAAGCAGGGTCCTTTGctgtggggaaggggaaggagagagtggagtGAGTTGGGAGAGCAGTAATGACACAGACACACCACCACGTGtgaaacagacagccagtgggatgCTGCTGCAGAACGCAGGGGGCCCAGCCTggtgctgtgatgacctagagggctgggacgGCAGCGGGGAGAGGCTCAagggggaagggatatatgtgtacatagggCGATCACTTTGTGGTCCAGCAGAGAtggatacaacattgtaaagcaactgtactccaatagagataaatgtgtattaaaaaataataatatgtagTAGCATCCTTTGCAGAGTGTCTTTGACTCGTTGGCCCTGTTGCCTTGGTTGGTTACACGGGTTAAATTGCTAAGTTCCAGGccagatttttatatatattttaatccatattttttaactttgtatttctCCCTAGAATCTTAGGGAAAATCATAGCATCAGAGAAAGATAGACTAGAAAGGTCATTGGAGATCCTTTAATCCCACTATCTTTTTTTGGCCCAGAGAGGATAAACTAGCTCACTGCAACACTGCAACGGAGTGGCAAAACTTTACCTAGagcctgatttcctggcttccacTTTGGTGCTCTTCCAATATACTACATATTGCATCTGTGTTATATGTCACGTATAAACTATGAATAAAGTGTCACACTGGAAAAatgtcacacacagacacaaacctTCTCTTACGAGCGCTGCTCCCTCTGCctcaattatttattttcccttctttctttcagtGTTTCTAGAATTATGCCCAGCCCTTAAAACAGGGTCAGCATACTATGGCCCACAGGCCAAATCTGGCTGACTCGCTATCTTGGTAAATAAAAGGTCAGCAGCCCACAGCCCGCTCATTTATCTACGTACTCTTGTGGCTTCTTAACCTCTGGAGAGCTGAAATGTTGTAATACGCACTGCGGGTCcttcaaagccaaaaatatttatttgggggcccttttcagagaaaacaaattttcagACCCTTTTCTTAAACAATCATATAGATAAACTAAACAAAAATTTGTTTTGGGTCTTGGTGTAACCATAAGATTTGGTGCGAATAAAATGGCATGGAAATGTTAAACCACAATTTAGGGTGAGGGCAAGAACAATCAGCAAATTAGACTATTTCTATATGCACACCTGTGCTTTCAACTTCCCGTTTTATTTAACCCATAACCATTGTCCTAATTTGGGCGATGTTAAAATAGTAAGAAGTTTGTTGAGACAAGTAGTAGATGCATTATGAGTTTAATCACCATTTTGCTCCCCAAGTGAACCAAAGTCAAACAGTGTTGCTGTTTAAAATGTGCTAAGTGCCCTGTTGGGATAAAGCCAGTGACTTGAGGTTGGCTGTGTCAACACAGGTTTGATGAGGCTTCAGTCAGTCCATGGTCTTGAGCTAAGCCAATCACATGTTAATATCGTGTCCTCTGCTAACTTCCTAGTTTTAGCAAAATTCTTCCACATGGAATCCTAACCATGTGGATTAGGTTAATCCTAATCCTTGACCCTTGGCCGAGATTCACTCAATTTCAAAAGGAGGCATGAATGATAATGGAGAACAGTATAAGACGTAACGTGGCTTAGGGCAAAAAGTGTGTACGCAAGAGTCAGATGATTAATGATTTGAGTCCTAGTTTCATCTCTTCCTCGCTCTGTGAACTTGAGCATGTAAGAGGCTCAGCTCCATCACCCATAAGCAGGAGGATTTCATTCAATGTATGTACATCATCTATCACAGATTATGAACAGATTCTGTCAACGAGCAAAGGGACACAAAATTCTTTATCGCGTACAGAGAAGAATTTGTGCTGATGTGTCTGGGGGTGCAGGGTCACTTGGCAGTCTTCCTTACAGGCAGACGCATAATTACTGGGGTTTACACGGGGATTTTTCACTCAGACATTGGACCACTGTGGAAGCTGATTAGTAAATATTTGTAGTTACAACATAGTAAGTTATAGTTCTTTGAGTCTTACCCTGTAAAAGTATGATTTTTCCCAAATATGCTTTATTTGGGGAACATATTAAGTATAAATGCTTAAACAAAGAAAACTGTCTTATAATGAAATTGAAAGGAATTATGAAAGGGAACTATTTTTGAGCAAGAGAGTCTTTTGGGAGTGCTCTGAAATACCTACTGTGGCTGTATTTAATGCTGATCTGTTTTCCATAGATTTCAGGATTTCTAATGAAAGAAGTGTACTCTTTTTACAGAAAATGTACCTtcagacaccacacacacacacacacacacccacacacacaaatttgTATACAATTTCCTTTGGGGATGCAACCCTAAATTAAAGAATTCCTGTTCTTGATTAGAGACAGCCTGAGAATTTAAAATGATCCCTTAAGTCACACATAGAATCAGAAaactcccctcccccatgctgaTCTTAAAACTACACAGAGCCAAAGCTGACAGAGGCATATGCAGTATCTGCAGGCTTTGTGGTTTCTGCTTTATGCTCATACTAGCAGCTATAAATAATCTCTTAGTCTGTGAATAAATTCTTACGTTAGAACACAAGAGGTACAAGAGAAGAACAAAAATAGGTCAGGAAAATCTACCGTTGACAACAAATAAATTCAAATGCTAATGTTTTTAAGACAACCTTGGGTGACAGGGGCTTCCactatggaaggaaggaagggtgtAGGTAGAACAGGAAAGTTGAGGCCCCAAGGTTCCACAGGAGCCTTCAGAGGAAAAGGAGATTCTGTTTACATTTATCTGACTCTGCTCTTTCCAAGTCAACCTACCGAGTTCAGAAAGCTAGCTGAGAGCCACTTGATCTGAGTGTGCCTCGGATCTGAGTGTGCCTCGGATCTGTCGGCTGCTAAATGGATCCGTGCAAGCTCCACTTTCCTAACAGAGGCACTTGGTAAGGCGTTGAGTGGGCATGACCACCCCAGAGTCCTGCACAGTCTGATAGCCCACCTCACAATccatccccttccctcctcctgtgCTCTTCATGAGTTTCCAGAATGTAGCCAAGCCTGACCTGAGCATGACCCTGGGGGGTCCACCAGTTGGAGGCCACTGATCATGTGTTTCCCACTAGGCTGGACTTTGCTCCCCACAACTGTGGGATTCTGGGCTGGTCCTTCCACCTTTCCGTACATTGGTTTCCTACTATAAAGTGAGAGAACTGCCTTCTGATGCTAAGAGGATAATGACCTCCGATCATAAAGGAAAAGTTGCTTCTGGCAATGCAGTAATTGTGTGAATaagcttattttaaaacaatgaaacaacaATGGGAGCTGAAAGGGAGACTTCTCCCATTTCTCCAAGCACTAATCAGACTTTGAATAAGGCAAGAGTCTATAtctaaagggaaaagaagaaaacatgtgTCTCATCCTAAGACACAAAcgtgtaaaaagaaagaaagaaaatctgtctaCTCAAATCCCACCATTGCTTTAAAGATCAGCTCCAGTCCTACTTGATAGTAAAGCCTCCTCCAGTTAACCTAGATTTTTCACCCTTTTCTCTGACCATCACACAGTCCTACTGTTTATCTTTAACATCTTgtttttcccactgtttcccatTTCATCTGTGCAGAGCCTGACTCGCTAATAAGACCAGCAGTTTTTTTCCTTATTATCATTTTCATCTTCATTAGTATATTCTGTAGCCTTCTGCAActcacatcattaaaaaaaaatctgcaaaactAAGTTAAATTGAAAGGCAGAAAAGAATGGGACATAGCTGGAGATGGGAAGAGGGCGTGTCCCTCTGATCTGGTGTATACTTTCTGTCTGTACTTAAGTGACTTCCAGGTTTTCTTCTCAAGTCCTTCAGTGAGAgatttcccagtggtccagtgactaggaGTCCATGCTTCCACAGAAGacagcacaggttcaatccctgtcagaAAACTTCCTGCAGACCGCATAGAGAGGCACCCCCAAAATAGTtcacttgggaattccctggctgtccaatgCCTGGGTTCCAttcttggtctgggaactaggatctcacaaGCCTCACAGCCCAAAAAAGTGCTGTTATACCACAGATATTTGTTGAAACCTTCTTATGCACCATGTGGTATGCTCCTCATGAAGATGTGTCGTAGCCAATCAATCCATCTCCGGTAGCATAACAGTATATAAATGCCATTTCCCCCCCAAACACCTCAAAATGCTCGAGTCACAAAGTTCATTTCTTTCCACACCATTTGGGCAGAAGGGTCAAGCCAACAGAAAATCCTCCCTATGACTCTTAAGTGGTCAAAACCTGAGGCAAGGTGCTAAGATACTGGTGGTTTCCAACAGAGAAGCAGAGATCAGAACCAAACCCAGTCCTGCCTCCAGACAGGAACCAGCCCTTCCTTccagccccaggctcctcagACACCTGGTCATGCCCACGGGGCCCCAAGGGAAGTGGAGAAGAGACAGCCCCTCTGCAACAGGAACAAGGAGAGGAGGACCCGGCCCAGGCAGGTTCAGCCTTGTTCACTCAGAAGGGGAAGCTGCCCTCATGAAAAGGCCGCTTCCAACACCGCCTACTGCAAGGACACACCAGGCCAAAGCAGGCCCTGGAGAGTCAACGCCTACAGAGCAAACATCAACACAGCAAAACGGaagcaaaaataatttattgtcaGTATTTTAACTCCTCTCCAAAGAAgttcttcattattttcttaaaagtacAAACATGAAGGCTTAGGTTTGACATATAAAACAtaaagaggaagaagggaaattCACCTGTTTCACTAGTTTGAGGAACTATGCTCAACAATGAGACACTGAGTTACAATAAACATATCTTCCAGTTAAATAACAAAGCACATTCACATTATCCAgagtctgggtcatgaagagctcAACAAGTCTAGCCTGAGATGCAcactcacacatccacacacacagctgcctccccacacacacagcatccaccagggtcagctgagatccTGAGGCTATGAACCTCTCACTACATGACCACAGAACTCTGCTGGAAAATTTCCAGCAACGTCATTTTCCTAACAAGACCCTCTTGACAGGTAATTCTATATCTGTAGCGACCAAAACAGTCCCTCTTGTTCCCTCCAAGCCTCACCTGCCAAAGGATCTGGCATTAAACCTCCAGCAGTTTAGTTCTGAGAGTGGTTCTTCCTATTTCACAATCATCTTCAATAAGATACATAATCAGTGCTTGAAGACACTGAGCCCTACAGGAAGGCTAGGGAACCCAGACAACAAAAGTCAACAGGAACTACCTCCAGCAGACGGTAAGCAGTCTTAATGACTGTCTGATGGAAGCTGATGAAAATATAAATGGACAAACTATCCAAAATGAGGAGTCGTGTGCTCAAAATTCACAGGGACCCATGTCTTCAAAAGAGGTGTTCAGGAGTCACAGTAATTATGCAGGGAAATAATTAAGAAACATTTCATTTCTGTAGTGCTACATAATGCAATAACATCGGGTGATGTGCCAAGGCTGGTTTCCTGATATGTGACAAGTCTACGCATCTTGGAAGTAGACATGAGCAGTGTAATTACCTTTGACAAAGTGCATGCCTTTTCCCCGCAGCCTTGTCTGGAGGTAGATCAAATGTAGGGTTGGGAGGGAGGAGAGCGACTGGCTGAACTCCCCCTCGCTTGGCTTCTCCCTGTTGTGTCTCCTCTCGCCCAGCTTGGCGGGATCCTGCCTGAAAGAACCCCTTGCCCTAAAAAGAAAGCGTCCGCTGTGGGTGGAGGGACCTCCCCCTGCAGATCTGCCAGCCGCCCCATCACCCCACCGTCTCTAGACCCAGCTGGGGCACCGCTGGAGTACTGCTTAGTTAGACACCGAACCAGACTCTGTAACTGTGCAGAAGCTGGAGAAAAAGGACCGCCTCCACGCCTCCAGTCATTTTGAGTCCTTCTCTGTTAATTCTCAGGATCTCTTCTGTAAAGTGGAATGAACTCTCGGCATCCCAAAGTTCAGCAGAGTGCTGCTGTCAGACATAGATCAACCTTCATAATTCTGAAAAGGAAATACAAACGAAagtcacagtttaaaaaaaggcataattattttaagcatctatgtttttattttattttacttgattATGAGCTCCAATGTAAAATTGGAATATTTGTAAACTCTTAACAGAGGAGGTTTACTCTCCAggtaagatacacacacacacacacacagacacacacacacgttcacaAGTCCTGAATTCCTTTCAAAAGGAAATAACACATTGTTTGCTTATTTACTTTGGCATAATTCATGATAAATAACATTTTGATGAGGACTTTTGGATGCAGAGGACATTTTAACAGTCAGTCTTTTTCCATAGTCTAATtgtaaaaatatttctcaattttcatttttttaatataaacacaGTACACAGTGAGAAATTCTAATGAGAGAAGTGGTGCAGCGCTGGCCTAAGGCCGAGGCACTTGGGCAATGACTGAGGACAAGACACGGGGAGCCAGTCTACTGGTTGACTCCTTCACAGGTCAGGAAAGAGTATAAAATAACTACCCCACGTCTAGAATAACTCACAAGGTTCAAAATAAGTCACACAGCTGTTTTACATTGTAAAACAGATTTCCCCTCCTTATCTCGGGACCCTACCCTCCACTAGGTGAAGAAGCTCAAGGaatggggggatggggagggagcaacccatcaccaaaaaaaattcacttaaccctgaggacattatgctaagtgaaataagtcagagagagaaaaacaaatattgcatgatcTCACTTTTATGTATAATCTCCAAACTCATAAAGAAAGAGatcagattggtggttgccacaGGCAAAGTGTGGAGGAGGAGGAATtgaatgaaggtggtcaaaaaacACAAATTTCCTGTTATAAGATAAATCAGTCCTGGGAACTAGTTCTCACAAGGGGAAAAATAGTTTTGTAACTTACAAGGTGATGGTGGTGGACGTTAACTACACTTATTATGGCAATCATTTCAAAATGTATGGGTTGAGTCACTATTCTGTACCCCTTAAACTTACACTGtattgttaattatatctcaattaacactgcaagaaaatataaatttaaaaattcccttATGACTATAATATTAAAGGAAGTTTTTCTTTGTAGAAGGCATCAGAATGCCTGCAGTTAGGTCAAGCAATCATATTCCCCaattagagaaagagaaatatacaaaCAATCCCTTAGGGATCCAAATTACAAGCTAATTTAAGGTTCAGGCTCTCTAGCACACACGTTGGAAATTCCACGTACTTGCAGACTGGCTCCAGGGAATGCTTGGAATCCCTGAAATTGTAAAATTCTGTCCAAGGGGAAAAGTATGTGCATTTTTTTCCAGGGAGAAATTACACGGCTGTCTGCAAATTCTCTAAGAGGCATCTGAACCAAACCATTTTAAAAACCACTGCCCTTTgtagaacagacttgtggctgccaagggggagAAATGGGGGTGGAGTGATGGatcaggagtttggggttagtggATACAAACTACAAAacacagaatggataaagatCAAGGTCCTacgatatagcacagggaactctattcaataccctatgataaaccacaatggaaaagaatctgaaaaagaatatatacatataaatagatagatatgtgctgtgcttaatcgctcagtcatgtctgattctttaatagacagatagatatcggtataactaaatcactttgctatacagcagaaattagcacaacattgtaaactgactatgcttcaataattttttttaatggccaaaaaaaaaagaagaagctttGCTCTTTGAAGAATTAGAACACTGTCTTTGTGGGAGACCATCTGCCTAGCTCATCACAGAAGGGGCTGCCCTGCCAAGCCCACGGTACCTGGGAACGCGAGCTGGCCTCAGAAGCCCCAGGCCTTGCTGGTCCTTCCTGGgggcctctcctccctccctctggacTTTGCCCTGAGCTGCCCCTCCCGCTGCCTCCCTGCCCTCTAGACTCTCTCTGTCCTTTCTTGCTTTCCAAATGGTCACTGTCTTCCCTTCCATTTGAGAGGAAACTGATACACACACTCCTGAAAATATCAAAGCCTGTCCAGGCTCT
The genomic region above belongs to Muntiacus reevesi chromosome 21, mMunRee1.1, whole genome shotgun sequence and contains:
- the GCSAM gene encoding germinal center-associated signaling and motility protein; this translates as MGNLLPREDRWQQNTQETPWNLRSQSPKLRLSRCSDCRIAEGCFCLPWKKIHIFEARQDSRKQNEETSSAPIQRENGDRGSSEDLCYTLINHSLLGRRPSGISAEESYENVSLKAEGPAAPLGGTETEYSLLRVPSAPKHPSSPEDEYELLMPGGAFAHSLRQPRPLAPHPQAPFSHL